A region from the Pseudochaenichthys georgianus unplaced genomic scaffold, fPseGeo1.2 scaffold_1549_arrow_ctg1, whole genome shotgun sequence genome encodes:
- the LOC117441182 gene encoding E3 ubiquitin-protein ligase RNF123-like: MRRLQVSPGVSSCPSPVVSSCPCPGVSRSPSPVVSSCPCPGVSRWDSMSSKGGGTALTRRNYRLASDTDKPRSTGIVNEKLLSDYLHHVFPPSTNQAPALASL; encoded by the exons atgag GCGTCTCCAGGTGTCTCCAGGCGTCTCCAGTTGTCCGTCTCCAGTTGTCTCCAGCTGTCCGTGTCCAGGCGTCTCCAGGAGTCCGTCTCCAGTTGTCTCCAGCTGTCCGTGTCCAGGCGTCTCCAGGTGGGACAGTATGAGCTCTAAAGGCGGCGGCACGGCTTTGACGCGCCGTAACTACAGACTGGCTTCAGACACGGACAAACCCAGATCTACAG GCATCGTGAACGAGAAGCTTCTGAGTGACTACCTGCACCATGTGTTCCCCCCCTCCACCAATCAGGCCCCTGCTCTGGCCTCCCTCAG